A genomic segment from Colletotrichum higginsianum IMI 349063 chromosome 5, whole genome shotgun sequence encodes:
- a CDS encoding Stress responsive A/B barrel domain-containing protein, translating to MAITRIGLIALADDVKQDEAVARFSNFANECKKEDGQTYIVASKASKCKVLTDVPGSQSWSVVYEITFASEADMEYYQTKDAVYKELMKQAAEGKATGFIAVSAEF from the exons ATGGCCATCACCAGGATTGGGCTCATCGCCTTagccgacgacgtcaagcaagacgaggccgtcgcaCGGTTCAGCAACTTTGCTAACGAGTGCAAAAAG GAAGACGGCCAGACGTACATCGTCGCGTCCAAAGCGAGCAAGTGCAAGGTCCTGACCGACGTGCCAGGCTCACAGTCGTGGAGCGTGGTTTACGAGATTACTTTTGCGAGCGAGGC AGATATGGAGTACTACCAGACCAAGGACGCCGTTTACAAGGAGCTGATGaagcaggccgccgaggggaAGGCGACTGGCTTCATTGCTGTATCGGCGGAGTTTTAA